The Tenebrio molitor chromosome 3, icTenMoli1.1, whole genome shotgun sequence genome contains a region encoding:
- the LOC138125987 gene encoding putative leucine-rich repeat-containing protein DDB_G0290503 isoform X2 has translation MINQTLEKMESDTFDAIKMFTGNGDKFLQLKTAMESINDNPSKEICIDFVLTKIIPTVFDKNVDNIVRDQAMDIGFCFLKHVNVSILHTKDQESIFISIEETYAKIIGELRDAGYGNWDKLWIFLVQLCGEKLHMKMSLANKLLRVVEVAFRNSTSIEQRLKAYDCWTELINNSSLNMEHMCSAKQIKLLVTPMKAKFSRMPVVILKRCDTFVYLLEKLGDKATLCLKEFLEFCFGPFEEKNDEKMKQGRSVPEVCNKSTKVLMEIIGHSHDESESCIKNDDIKLYKPLINEENFPNFAEILINSVIECCILLSEWNHDFYSNNTIVKCLWKSILKLVNCSTDEVQKKCCMQINTLLQKLLERLNSKWTQLYKGEGKAEIMKVIILQEMEKLFLENPLLSSNVVSFLQLISATETNSSKDFVAKFMKVIELVLTLPNLSESNVKKLSTIVLKYCNLNQYFYKTENNDEAIDKLCVCLEHLVANHKDYTILAELAFHLRDGQPNILLKFSKRLMSFLETLMLNEDNSVANTTRKLIELLETKEKELRSGSASTRSLRIINMTNTPRLINTRRSSKEVHKSSPLTSERNKLISSPHESNRTVESKKKNSILMNDDKSSDYVKIDSEIKINVDNLKEHQKEMFKKRRDDIPALYEDLTQSQSQDIFKSLGKVTINRTNEDLSTPEQLNNETNEDLSPPKKKKRSDYNHSEYVKKNVIIDQAIENADKDSNTDSEAQISSTVEGLIQFLEDVAPDLSSKQFENKSVEQESVNGSVQLDSKVVVVEPNVPPQETKDQNISPKLKNKSEKSVRRSKRLGLIEIEETFVQNNSGRAVENCQEIKVKNNVSESKTKEEPLKASVYKNKKGSTQQEKVLNETEKQPLEKSTEKIKINRENENLIPQNFEDGQKSQENEDKTNDSNWIDIDENESTVSLRKSKRQVHRKYPNEYVMPVQRKTKSGVNVKKSQRKQHYSSEKIEKKQFELKHKNDVEEESKENSTLDDKTLKDSIPELKKKHKRHETQDKTTRHHRNSDESKEDSLTKIDVKVEDKAEIELSPKLKQENMEKDTASTMQIEWSEPVLQDGNQNKVISLPVHQTKVHKKLRELKVISTKNSRGKPAKGKKPANVLINPVVKVENILSKEASPKKPIDIYEFKNEDETLPVEQTKKTLKKKKSNTCLNTRDYISKRRKKSKKEIKEVTTLPLNVTADSFSSLPLSESQSLRVVPAPEGDDNILIQITRSPPRHQTEVDENKKSPEENDTVSDEKTVSPKRKSRRKQSPNSEDVIESSQITPDNDTNKRKVSSPRNSRSFKQTRIDEVIKPLLDVTPNSSKRKVLDLPETETMSINVVPKPSKEKNEVIVFTQNRASRKLSLTEPITEKIELSKRTKRSHSLDKFDFITDTCPKSSNPEITDTTQNSDMLADTLTCEAVVTGLEKPNDVSHVTESPVKNAVKEETKEDLPGSPITCDTPDRTKELLNNTLDISPINTGGQGEVTTPRQPTNEMKNVRVARLLQMVNSSIQVSNSGGKWFGNKHPSPSTSKVRKMRIRKEENLDILTFSREVPSPLTLPASGILKRKLSHVDEGTTPPPKRKRVNFSDPAISDKKIFIKDSEEYDDDNENPDSTNESHDLSEEGTNQETNVSSDAVDKEEMLLVFKNFCDLNFKGSLTDSNVKSALVPLLQNLKVPEIVEIISEYVTSSDSGTLSEVYSALFNSESSQQIIDKCVLPSIQNGDICESFLPKLLNAVEKLPGDKLKHITEEFTKIFEENCINADDNKEFTQEQVQDYVVNKFDCDSMNDLIKKYFLNLEGQRRNEFLVGLMNLASSELPVNMKFVNCHINILQDFVKKMTE, from the exons ATGATAAACCAAACACttgaaaaaatggaaagtgACACTTTTGATGCCATCAAGATGTTTACCGGCAACGGGGACAAATTTTTACAG TTGAAGACTGCGATGGAAAGTATTAACGATAATCCATCCAAAGAAATATGTATCGActttgttttaacaaaaataatcccAACTGtatttgataaaaatgttgacaaCATAGTTAGAGACCAAGCAATGGACATTGGTTTTTGCTTCCTGAAACATGTTAATGTTTCCATTTTACATACCAAAGACCAAGAGAGTATATTTATCTCAATTGAAGAAAC gtATGCAAAAATCATTGGTGAATTACGGGATGCAGGTTATGGAAATTGGGACAAACTGTGGATTTTTTTAGTTCAGTTGTGTGGTGAAAAGCTTCATATGAAAATGAGTCTTGCTAATAAACTTTTAAGGGTGGTTGAAGTAGCTTTTCGTAATTCAACATCAATTGAACAGCGATTAAAGGCATATGATTGTTGGACTGAATTAATAAACAACAGCAGTTTGAACATGGAACATATGTGCAGTGCAAAACAAATCAAACTTTTAGTAACGCCAATGAAGGCGAAATTTTCTAGAATGCCGGTAGTTATATTGAAACGTTGTGATACTTTTGTGTATTTGTTAGAAAAGTTAGGAGACAAAGCAACTTTATGTTTGAAAGAGTTTTTAGAGTTTTGTTTTGGGCCATTTGAAGAAAAGAATGATGAGAAGATGAAGCAAGGCCGCAGTGTTCCTGAAGTTTGCAATAAGAGCACAAAAGTTTTAATGGAAATTAtag GTCATTCTCATGATGAATCAGaaagttgtataaaaaatgatgacattAAGTTATATAAACCTTTGATTAATGAAGAAAACTTTCcaaattttgcagaaattttaattaattctgtAATAGAATGTTGCATTTTACTTTCTGAATGGAATCATGATTTTTATAGTAACAACACT ATTGTAAAGTGTCTGTGGAAGTCTATTCTAAAGTTAGTTAATTGTAGTACTGATGAGGTTCAGAAGAAGTGCTGTATGCAAATAAATACATTGCTGCAGAAATTATTAGAG CGTCTCAACTCAAAATGGACTCAACTTTATAAAGGGGAAGGCAAAGCTGAAATCATGAAGGTTATCATTTTGCaagaaatggaaaaattgtttttagaaaATCCTTTGCTAAGTTCTAATGTAGTGTCGTTTCTACAACTGATTTCAGCAACAGAAACTAACTCCAGTAAAGATTTCG TTGCAAAATTTATGAAAGTAATTGAGCTGGTACTCACTCTGCCCAACCTGTCTGAGagtaatgtaaaaaaattaagcactattgttttaaaatactGCAACCTAAATCAGTATTTTTATAAGACTGAAAACAACGATGAAGCCATAGATAAATTATGCGTTTGTCTAGAACATCTTGTTGCAAATCATAAG GATTACACAATTTTGGCAGAACTCGCTTTTCATCTAAGGGACGGCCAAcctaacattttattaaaattttctaaacgtttaatgtcatttttaGAAACATTGATGTTGAATGAAGACAATTCCGTCGCTAATACTACTAGAAAATTGATCGAATTGCTGGAAACCAAAGAAAAAGAACTGAGGTCGGGTTCAGCCTCGACTCGATCTTTACGAATAATTAACATGACTAATACACCAAGATTGATTAACACTCGACGCTCTAGTAAAGAGGTTCATAAGTCTTCACCATTGACTTCagaaagaaacaaattaatttcgtcTCCACATGAAAGCAATCGAACAGTAGAGAGTAAGAAAAAGAATAGTATTTTAATGAATGATGATAAGTCATCTGACTATGTAAAAATTGActctgaaattaaaattaatgtggacAATCTTAAAGAACAtcaaaaagaaatgtttaagAAGAGAAGAGACGATATTCCCGCTCTGTATGAAGACCTAACTCAAAGTCAAAgccaagatatttttaaaagtctCGGCAAAGTCACCATCAATAGGACTAATGAAGATCTTTCTACACCAGAACAACTCAATAATGAAACAAACGAAGATCTTTCTCCaccaaagaagaaaaaacgaAGTGATTATAATCACAGTGAATATGTTAAGAAGAATGTTATAATAGATCAAGCAATTGAAAATGCCGATAAAGATTCGAATACAGATAGTGAAGCACAAATTTCGAGTACTGTAGAAGGTTTGATACAATTCTTGGAAGATGTAGCACCAGACTTGAGCagtaaacaatttgaaaacaaaagtGTAGAACAAGAATCGGTAAATGGAAGTGTTCAGTTAGACTCTAAAGTGGTAGTTGTAGAACCAAATGTGCCACCTCAAGAAACTAAAGATCAGAATATTTCTCCAAAATTGAAGAACAAATCGGAAAAATCAGTTCGTAGAAGTAAGAGGCTTGGATTAATAGAGATAGAGGAAACATTTGTACAGAATAATTCAGGAAGAGCAGTTGAAAATTGTCAGGAAATTAAGGTTAAAAATAACGTATCAGAATCGAAAACAAAAGAAGAGCCATTGAAAGCATCAGTTTATAAGAATAAGAAAGGCTCTACACAACAAGAGAAAGTTTtgaacgaaacagaaaaacaaccATTAGAAAAATCAACAGAAAAGATCAAAATAAATCgagaaaatgaaaatctgatcccacaaaattttgaagatgGCCAAAAGAGCCAAGAAAATGAAGATAAAACTAATGACAGTAATTGGATCGACATCGATGAAAATGAATCAACCGTTTCATTGCGTAAAAGTAAAAGACAAGTTCATAGAAAATATCCCAACGAATATGTTATGCCAGTGCAAAGGAAAACTAAATCTGGAGTTAATGTGAAAAAAAGTCAGAGAAAACAACACTATAGTTCAgagaaaattgaaaagaaacaatttgaACTAAAGCATAAGAATGACGTTGAAGAAGAAAGCAAGGAAAACAGTACATTAGATGATAAAACTTTAAAAGATTCTATACcagaattaaagaaaaaacacaaacGGCACGAAACACAAGATAAAACTACTAGGCATCATAGAAATTCAGATGAATCTAAGGAAGACTCATTAACTAAAATTGATGTAAAAGTAGAAGATAAAGCAGAAATTGAACTGTCACCAAAactaaaacaagaaaatatggaaaaagatACTGCGAGTACAATGCAAATCGAATGGAGTGAACCAGTTTTGCAGGATGGAAATCAAAACAAGGTCATTTCCTTACCTGTACACCAAACAAaagtacataaaaaattaagagaGTTGAAGGTAATATCAACGAAAAACAGCCGGGGTAAACCTGCGAAAGGTAAGAAACCtgcaaatgttttaataaatccCGTTGTGAAAGTTGAAAACATATTATCCAAAGAAGCATCACCTAAAAAACCAATTGACATTTACGAATTCAAAAATGAAGATGAGACGTTGCCAgtggaacaaacaaaaaaaactttaaaaaagaagaaaagtaACACGTGCTTGAATACGAGGGATTACATCTCCAAACGTcgaaagaaatcaaaaaaagaaataaaagaagTAACAACGTTACCATTGAATGTAACTGCTGACTCTTTTAGTTCTCTTCCGTTGAGTGAGAGTCAGTCTTTACGAGTTGTACCGGCACCTGAAGGTGATGACAATATTCTTATACAGATCACACGCAGTCCCCCCCGTCATCAAACAGAAGTCGACGAGAACAAAAAGAGTCCAGAAGAAAATGATACGGTCAGTGATGAAAAAACTGTATCGCCGAAAAGAAAGTCTAGACGCAAACAATCACCCAACTCTGAAGATGTAATAGAGAGCTCACAGATCACCCCCGATAATGATACAAACAAACGAAAAGTTTCTTCGCCCAGAAACTCGCGATCTTTCAAACAGACCAGGATCGATGAAGTCATCAAACCTTTATTAGATGTGACTCCGAATTCCAGCAAACGAAAAGTACTTGATCTGCCGGAAACAGAGACGATGAGTATAAATGTTGTTCCAAAACCttctaaagaaaaaaatgaagtgATTGTATTTACACAAAACAGAGCATCTCGCAAACTTTCTTTAACCGAACCGATCACTGAAAAAATTGAGTTGAGCAAACGCACGAAACGTAGCCACTCGTTGGATAAATTTGACTTCATAACGGATACTTGTCCCAAAAGCAGTAACCCTGAAATAACCGATACCACACAGAATAGCGATATGTTAGCCGACACGCTAACGTGTGAAGCAGTAGTAACCGGTTTGGAGAAACCGAACGATGTTAGTCATGTTACAGAGAGCCCTGTCAAGAATGCAGTGAAGGAAGAAACCAAGGAAGATTTACCTGGATCACCAATCACGTGTGATACTCCAGATCGTACAAAAGAACTTTTAAACAACACATTAGATATTTCGCCTATTAACACAGGGGGACAGGGAGAAGTAACCACTCCGAGACAACCCactaatgaaatgaaaaatgtaagaGTGGCAAGGCTGCTGCAAATGGTCAATTCAAGCATTCAAGTCAGTAACTCGGGTGGCAAGTGGTTCGGTAACAAACATCCATCTCCCAGTACTAGTAAAGTGCGTAAGATGCGAATTAGAAAGGAGGAGAATCTGGACATCTTGACCTTCTCGAGAGAAGTTCCCAGCCCATTGACACTTCCCGCCAGCGGTATATTAAAAAGGAAATTGAGTCATGTGGATGAAGGGACAACGCCACCTCCCAAG CGCAAACGCGTCAATTTTTCCGATCCGGCTATCTCCgacaagaaaatttttatcaaagatTCAGAAGAGTACGACGATGATAACGAAAACCCGGACAGTACAAATGAATCCCATGATTTAAGTGAAGAAGGAACCAATCAG GAAACCAACGTATCGTCAGACGCTGTTGACAAAGAAGAAATGCTCttggtttttaaaaatttctgtgatttaaatttcaaaggTTCACTAACAGATAGTAATGTCAAAAGTGCACTCGTTCCCCTGCTTCAAAATCTGAAAGTTCCAGAAATTGtggaaataatttctgaatatGTGACCAGTTCAGATAGTGGAACACTTAGTGAAGTTTACAGTGCACTATTTAATAGTGAATCATCGCAACaaatcattgataaatgtgtATTACCTTCAATTCAAAATGGAGATATTTGCGAAAGTTTTTTACCGAAATTACTTAATGCGGTAGAGAAGCTTCCAGGAGACAAACTTAAGCATATTACTGAGGAATttactaaaatttttgaagaaaattgtaTCAATGCTGACGATAATAAGGAATTCACACAAGAACAAGTTCAAGATTATGTAGTTAATAAATTTGATTGTGATAGCATGAATGATTTGattaaaaagtattttttaaatttagaaggTCAAAGGCGTAATGAGTTTTTGGTTGGTTTAATGAATTTAGCGAGCAGTGAGCTTCCTGTTAATATGAAATTCGTCAATTGTCACATTAACATTTTACAAGATTTTGTTAAAAAGATGACTGAGTGA